A single genomic interval of Myxosarcina sp. GI1 harbors:
- a CDS encoding TetR/AcrR family transcriptional regulator, with product MRKTKTVDTASSKSQEKTAAILKGAMQEFLKHGYAATSMDKVAKAAGVSKATVYSHFGDKEGLFNAVMHDLAQDKFNTAMGLHEPQSLNKNPKIVLSEMATKMLENAKSDRAFQDFIRIVIGESGRFPELAKSYVNNLAKPAIETLTKYFKSHPELKLEDPEATVRVMMGTMIYYVMLQEMLHGKDIVPLASDRVIDTLTDLITGDRS from the coding sequence ATGAGAAAAACTAAGACGGTCGATACAGCCAGTTCCAAATCGCAAGAGAAAACCGCAGCCATTTTAAAAGGGGCGATGCAAGAGTTTCTCAAGCATGGTTATGCCGCTACTAGTATGGACAAGGTAGCTAAAGCCGCAGGAGTTTCTAAAGCTACTGTTTACAGTCACTTTGGCGATAAAGAAGGATTATTTAATGCAGTAATGCACGACTTAGCCCAAGATAAATTTAATACGGCAATGGGTTTACACGAACCTCAATCCCTAAATAAAAACCCCAAAATAGTCTTGTCTGAAATGGCGACCAAGATGTTAGAAAATGCCAAAAGCGATCGCGCCTTTCAAGATTTTATTCGGATTGTTATTGGCGAGTCAGGACGGTTTCCAGAACTAGCTAAATCTTACGTCAACAACCTTGCCAAACCAGCTATTGAAACTCTAACTAAGTACTTCAAATCCCATCCCGAACTAAAGCTTGAAGATCCAGAAGCCACCGTTAGAGTGATGATGGGTACGATGATTTACTATGTAATGCTGCAAGAAATGCTGCATGGTAAAGATATCGTGCCATTGGCAAGCGATCGCGTGATTGATACTTTGACAGATCTAATTACAGGCGATCGCTCTTAA